The Monodelphis domestica isolate mMonDom1 chromosome 7, mMonDom1.pri, whole genome shotgun sequence genome window below encodes:
- the LOC100013503 gene encoding cytochrome P450 3A4-like has product MTMNIIPSLSAGTWTLIVVFLTLLYLYGTRTHKLFKNLGIPGPKPLPFFGTVLSYRKGLVNFDYDCFKKYGKTWGFYDGRQPVLATMDPETIKTVMVKECYSVFTNRRSFGPVGSLESAITVAKDDQWKRIRTVLSPTFTSGKLKEMFPIINQYGDVLVKNMKKEAEKSKPVTMKDILGAYSMDVITSTSFGIHVDSLNNPNDPFVREIKKLIRFNFLDPLILSVAIFPFLTPLFNKLDITVFPKDAINFLAKSVKKIKEERKKNTEKHRVDLLQLMMDSQSSKNSEPHSHKDLSDQEILAQSIIFLFAGYETTSSVLSFLFYHLATNPEIQEKLHKEIDAVLPNKEAVTYDALVQMEYLDMVINENLRLFPIAGRVERVAKKTVELNGLTIPKGTVVMTPPYVLHRDPEYWPEPEKFHPERFSKENKESINPYVYLPFGAGPRNCIGMRFALMNMKVAVSRLLQEFSFRTCKETQVPLKLGNQPILTPTIPIVLQAELRNKKTN; this is encoded by the exons ATGACAATGAATATCATTCCAAGTTTGAGTGCTGGAACCTGGACACTCATcgttgtcttcctgactcttctgTATCT aTATGGGACCAGGACACACAAGTTATTTAAGAACTTAGGAATTCCAGGACCCaaacctcttcctttctttggcACTGTTCTTTCTTATCGCAAA GGTCTTGTGAATTTTGACTAcgactgttttaaaaaatatggaaaaacctGGGG ATTTTATGATGGTAGGCAACCTGTATTGGCCACCATGGACCCAGAGACTATCAAAACAGTCATGGTAAAAGAATGTTATTCAGTATTCACCAATCGTCGG AGTTTTGGTCCAGTAGGCTCTTTGGAGAGTGCCATCACAGTTGCTAAAGATGACCAATGGAAGAGGATTCGAACAGTGTTGTCTCCAACATTTACAAGTGGAAAACTCAAGGAG ATGTTTCCTATCATAAACCAATATGGAGATGTCTTAGTGAAGAACATGAAGAAGGAGGCTGAGAAAAGCAAGCCTGTAACTATGAAAGA CATCTTAGGGGCATATAGCATGGATGTCATCACCAGCACTTCCTTTGGAATACATGTTGATTCCTTGAATAACCCGAATGATCCTTTTGTTAGAGAAATCAAGAAGTTAATAAGATTCAATTTTCTGGATCCTCTCATATTGTCAGTAG caatCTTTCCATTCCTTACTCCTTTGTTTAATAAACTGGATATAACTGTATTTCCAAAAGATGCTATTAATTTCTTAGCaaaatcagttaaaaaaataaaagaagaacgAAAAAAGAATACAGAGAAG CATCGAGTAGATTTGCTTCAGCTTATGATGGATTCTCAGTCTTCTAAAAATTCAGAGCCACATTCTCATAAAG ATCTGAGTGATCAAGAAATTTTGGCCCAAtcgattatctttctttttgctggCTATGAAACCACCAgttctgttctttccttccttttttatcacCTGGCTACCAACCCTGAAATCCAGGAGAAACTTCATAAGGAGATAGATGCAGTTTTGCCCAACAAG GAAGCTGTCACCTATGATGCTCTGGTACAGATGGAATACCTGGACATGGTGATAAATGAAAATCTTAGGCTGTTCCCCATAGCTGGAAGGGTTGAAAGAGTTGCTAAGAAAACTGTTGAGCTCAATGGCCTGACAATTCCCAAGGGAACAGTGGTGATGACTCCTCCCTATGTCCTTCATCGTGACCCAGAATACTGGCCAGAACCAGAAAAGTTTCATCCTGAaag ATTCAGTAAGGAAAACAAGGAGAGCATCAACCCCTATGTGTACCTGCCCTTTGGTGCTGGTCCTCGAAACTGCATTGGGATGAGATTTGCACTCATGAATATGAAAGTTGCTGTTAGCCGACTCCTGCAGGAATTTTCCTTTAGAACTTGTAAAGAGACACAG